The segment CGCGGGCGGCGGCGTCTGGGCCAAGGCCGGTGTGCACAGGGCCATGATGGCCAGCACGACAAAAGGAAAACGCATGGGCTTCACTCCGGTGCGGCTTCTAAAGCGAAGCTCTTGCCAACCGTCGCCTGCAGGGTGCAGATGCGGCGATGACGTGGTTTGCAGCAAATTTTGCAGAGACGGCGGGGTTGATTTGACGAAACGATCGACCCGCCTGGAGGACATCGCCATTCTGGCCGGCGTGTCCATCGCCACGGCGTCCCGTGCCCTGAACGACAGCCCGGCCGTCAATACGCGCACAAAGCAGAAAATCTGGAAGCTCGCCCGCGAGCACGACTATCCGTTCCGACGCCATATGCCTGCGGCTCCGATCGGCGCGTCGGGCACGATCGCCCTTGTGACGCCGCGGCCGCAGGGCCGCGAAGGCCGTCTCAGCGATCCGTTCTTTCTCGAACTCCTGGCCGGGGTGGGAGAGGCGGCGCGCGAACGCGGCTGCGACCTGGTCATGAGCCACGTCTCGCCCGCCAATCTGCACGACCTCAGCATCGCCATGACCACCAGCCGGGCGGACGGGGTGATCTTTCTGGGTCAGTCGACGCTGCACGCGGCCTTCAACCGGATCGCCGAGACGGAGGGACGGTTCGTTGTCTGGGGGGCCGAGCTGCCCGACCAGAACTATTGTTCGATCGGATCGGACAACATCAACGGCGGACGCAGGGCGACGTCGCATCTGGCCCGACTGGGGCGAAAGCGGATCGTCTACCTCGGTGACCTGGATCCGCCCGAGGCGCAGCAACGTCAACGGGGCTACCAGGAGGCGCTCGAGACCGCCGGGCTCAGCGTCGATCCCGACCTGATCGTTCCGGCCCATTTCGAGGTCGAGAGCGCCGAGGCTGCGGTCGATTCCATGCTGCGCCGGGGACTGGATTTCGATGGAATCGTCGCCGCGTCCGACCTTATCGCGCTCGGGGCGGTGCGCGCCCTGCTGCACGCCGGCAAGTCGGTGCCTGGAGACGTCTCGGTCATCGGTTTCGATAATGTACCGTTCAGCCGGTACAGCCGACCGGCCCTGTCGACGATCGCGCAGGACACGATGAAGGCCGGTCGTCTGATGATCTCCAAGCTGCTGGACCACGCCGGGCAGGGCGGCGGCCGATCCGAGCGGATTCCCACCGACCTGATCGTCCGCGAGACCTGCGGCGGCTGACATCACCCGGCCGTCCGGACGAGAATCCGGCCGATCATGGGCGGCAGGCGGTCGCAGCTGTGCGCGGTATCGTTTACCGACTCGATCGTCGTCCATCCACGAGGTTGGGTCCAGGCGATGTCCTCGTGACCCAGGTTGAAGACGCAAAGCAGGGATTCGGCTGCATACGTCCGCTCGAACACCAGCAGGCTGTCAGTGGCCGTGATCACCGTCATCGTGCCCGTCCGGAGAGCCGGATGTGCCCGACGCAAGGCGATCAGTCGGCGAGCCAGGTGCAGCGTGGATCCCGGGTCCCGCTCCTGGGCCTCGACTGTCAATGCCTTGTGGCGAGGATCGATCGGCAGCCATGGCTCGCTTTCCGAGAAGCCCGAAAATCCGTTACCGGTCTTCCATGGCATCGGTGTGCGCGCGCCATCGCGACCCAGGGTCTCGGGCCAGTTGGCGATGGCCTCGGGATCGACCAGCCGCTCGAAGGGTACATCCGCCTGCGGCAGACCCAGCTCCTCGCCCTGATAGACGAAGACGTTGCCCCGCAGACACATCAGCAGCAGCAGGGCCATCTCCGCATAGGCCTTCGGATCGCGACCCTGGGCCCAGCGGGACACGGCGCGGGGCGCGTCGTGGTTGGAAAACGTCCACGACGGCCAGCCCTCGCCCGGTGTCCCCGGCCACATCGCCGGGCCCTGCTCGACCAGCATGGGTGTCAGTTCGGGCGCATACAGATACAGGAACCCATAGGCCGACTGCAGCCGTTCGGCGCCCTGGGTGTAGAGCTTCATTTCCTCGTCGGCTCTTTCTCCTCCGACCTCGGCCACAAGGAACCGGTCGCCGTCGTAGCTGTCGGCCACGCGCCTGAGACGCGTCAGGAACGGCAGGATGTCGATGTGTGACTGATTGTGGATGTGCTGCTGAAAGTCGAACGGCCGCGTTCTCTTGCCCGGAGCGAGAACTGGCGGATTGTCTGTCAGCGCCGGGTCATGCATGGCGAAGTTGAGCGCGTCGCACCGGAACCCATCCACCCCGCGGTCCAGCCAGAAGCGGGCGACGGCTAGCAGGGCCTCCTGGACCTCCGGGTTCCTCACGTTCAGCTGCGGCTGTTCCTTGAGGAAGTTGTGCATGTAGTACTGGTGTCGGCGGGCGTCCCAGGTCCAGGCCGGGCCGCCGAACACCGACTGCCAGTTCGACGGCGGAGACCCTTCCGGCTTCGCATCGGCCCAGACATACCAGTCGGCCCTGGGGTTGGTCCGGTCCTGACGGCTTTCCTGGAACCAGGCGTGCTGGTCGGAGGTGTGGGAATAGACCTGGTCGATGATGATCTTCAGGCCGAGGGCGTGGGCCCGGGTGACCAGCCTGTCGAAGTCCGCCATGGTGCCGAAGATCGGGTCGATGCCGACGTAGTCCGATACGTCGTAGCCGAAATCCTTCATCGGCGAGGTGAAGAAGGGCGACAGCCAGATGCCGTCCACCCCAAGCGATGCCACGTGATCCAGATGGGCGGTGATGCCGGGCAGATCGCCGATCCCGTCCCCATTGCTGTCGGCGAAGCTGCGCGGATAGATCTGATAGAGGACCGCACCCCGCCACCATTCCCGGGTGTCGGCAGCCGGCGCCGGTCTGGCGGCCGCCGGGGCGTGGGTCAGAACTTCGGCAGTCAACGCACACCTTCAGAAGAACAGATCAGATAGTCGAATGCGGGAACGGTGACGCGCAGGCTGCCGGGTGCCGAGGCCGCCGCAGGGCATGCGCCGCGGACGGTCGACCATGTGGCTGAGGCCGCATCGACTTCGATGTTGGCGGTGATCGGAGCAGCCGAGGTGTTGTAGACGACCAGGGTCTCGCCCGGCAGGTCGTCGATACGCCGCGACAGGGCGAGGATGCCCGGTGTTTCTGCGGCGAAGCGCACCGTCTGCAGGCCGCGACGAAGGCGAACATCCGCCTGACGCAGACGCGCCATCGCGGAGATCGCCTGGTACAGGGGCGCGCCGGTCGCGAAGGGCGGCCGGGCACCTCCGACAATCCGGTCGTCCCTGTAGGATGCGACCTGGGTGTCGGCCATATCCTGGCGCGCTGCGCCATAGCCGCCCGCGCCTGTAAAGCCCTGTTCGTCGCCGTAGTAGAGCGTGGGAACGCCCCGGCTGAACATCATGAGCGCATGGGCCAGCGTCTCACGCTGCAGCAGCTCGGCGTCGGATATGTCGGGCTTCGCGGTCAGGATGAAACCCCCGATCCGTCCCATGTCGTGGTTCCCCAGGAAGGTCGGCAGCCCCAGGGCACCGGCGGCGCCCCCTTCGTAGAGCGCATCGGCGTCGAACACCCTGGCCAATGCGGTCGGTGGGACGTCGCGCGCCACCATGTCCGTCACTGCGTACTGGAAGGGAAAGTCGAGCACGGCCGGATAGCCGTCGATCCGGGTGAAGCGCGCCGTCACCGCAGGGTCGACGTCATAGACCTCGCCGAAGATGTGGAAGTTGGGAATGCCCCTGGCCCGCGCCCGTTCCAGCATGGCCGGGACGAAGGCTTGCCAGAACGCCGGGTTCACGTGTCTGGCCGTATCGATCCGGAAGCCGTCGATACCGTAACGATCGATCCAGTCGCCGAAGATCTCGATCATGCCCGCCACCACGCGCGGATGTTCGGTCATCAGATCGTCCAGGCCGGCGAAGTCGCCGTCGATCGAGCTCTCGCCGCGAAACGTCGAATCGCCACGGTTGTGGTAGTAGGCGGGGTCGTTCAGCCAGGCTGGCACCTTCACCGTCTCTTCGCCGGCCGGAACATAGGGCGTGTAGGCATAGTCCGATCGCGTCAACCGGTCGAAGTCGCTGCCGTCGAACCCGTCATTGATCGCTGGCCCGTCGATCCCGCCCCGCCGCGTGAACGGGTAGTCGGCGCGACTGCGATAGGTACAGTCATTGGCCGGGCACTCGCGGTAGCGGATGACGTCGGCCGTATGGTTGGCGACGATGTCCATATAGACCTTCATGCCGCGCGCATGGGCGGCATCGACCAGTCTGTGCATGGCCGCCTCGTCCCCGAAATGAGGATCGACGCGGGTGAAATCCGTGATCCAGTAGCCGTGGGCTCCGGCGAATTCCCGACCCGGCGCGCCCTGCACGGGCTTGTTCTTGAAGATCGGGGCCATCCAGATGGCCGTGGCCCCCAGTCCCTGGATATAGTCGAGGCGACGCTCGATGCCGGCCAGATCCCCTCCGTGGTAGAAGCCTTCGTCGGTCGGGTCGAAGCCATGTTCAAGTCGCCCGCCAGGAATGGCACCGGTGTCGTTAGTCGGGTCGCCGTTATCGAACCGGTCCGGCAACAGAAAATAGATGACCTCGTCCTGGGGCCGTCGCTCGCGAAAATCGGCCGTGGCCTGGGCGAAAGTCGGGTGCGCGCCCAGCATGATCATGAGCGCTGCCAGGCTCACGGGTCCCGGACCCCATAGACGACGCGCTTTTCGGGTCATGGATTTTCGTCCCACTGTGTCCCGGATGCATAGCCCAGGCACTTTCTTTGCAAGATTTTGCAGTCCGCGTGAGGCGCTGTCAATGCCGATACGGTCCCCTGGCTTCGTGCGGACAGTCGATGGTGCGCCGCAATATCGCGCTTTTCTTGTAGATGCAGGGATGCAGGGTCGTGCCCAATTATGGCCACGAGAATTACCGGCTTGCCATCTCGACAAAAGTTTGCATATTTTTGCGAACGGTTCGGGATCGCTTCGCCAGAAACGCGAGATGGCCGCCAGGGAGAATGTCAATGAGAATCCGTTCGAATACACGCGCGCGACTGATGGCGGGGGGAGCCGCAGGCGTTTTGGCGCTGCTGGCCATGGGCGAGGTCGCCCACGCACAGACGTCGACACCGCAGGACGAGACCCAGGTCGATGAGATCGTCGTCACCGGTATTCGCGCCTCCATCGCGAGCTCGATCGCAGCCAAGGCGCGAAACACCTCGATCGTCGAGGTCATCACGGCCGAGGACATCGGCAAGCTGCCCGACGTGTCCATCGCCGAATCGCTGGCCCGCTTGCCCGGTCTGACGGCGCAGCGCCTGGACGGACGTTCCCAGGCGATCTCGATTCGCGGCCTGGGCCCTGATTTCACCACCGCCTTGCTGAACGGGCGCGAGCAGGTCACCACCGGCGACAACCGCGGGGTTGAGTTCGACCAGTATCCTTCGGAACTGCTGAGCAGCGTGACCGTCTACAAGACGCCCGACGCCCAGCTGATCGGCCAGGGTCTGGCCGGGACCGTCGATTTGCAGACCATCCGCCCGCTGGCCTTCGGCCGTCGCGCGATCGCCGCCAATGTGCGTTATGAGCAGAACGACATCGGGGCTCTGAACGCGGGCAGCGAGGACACCGGCAATCGCTACAGCCTGTCCTACATCGACCAGTTCGCCGACGGCACGATCGGCGTCGCGCTCGGCTACGCTCACATCGAAAGCCCCTATCAGTCAGAGCGCTACAACAGCTGGGGCTATCCCACGACCGGCAGCGGAGCCTTCATCATCGGCGGGGTCAAGCCCTATGTGATGTCGTCGAACCTCGAGCGTGACGGGTTCATGGGCACGGTCGAGTTCCAGCCGAACGACCGGTTCCATTCGACGATCGACGCCTTCTATTCGGAGTTCCAGAACACCCAGATCCTGCGGGGCATCGAGTTTCCGCTGTGGTGGGGTGGCTCGTCCGGAGCCTGCGGTACGCCTCAAGTGCAGACCCCGACTTGCCGCCCCGGGCCGGCTCTGCGTGCGGGCTCGACCGTCCGGGACGGCTTTGTCACGGCCGGCACCTTCGACAATGTGAAGGGCGTCATCCGCAACGACGTCAACACGCGGGACAGCAACATCACCTCACTGGGATGGAACACGGTGTTCGAGGCCAGCGAAGACTGGTCGCTGATGGCGGACCTGAGCTACTCCAAGGTCGAACGCGAGGACATGGTCCTGGAGACCTATTCGGGCACGGGGCGGAACGTTACCGGTGCGCTGGATTCGATCGGATTCTCGCTGGACGGCAACAATGTCGCCACCTTCACCCGCACTCTGAACTACGCCGATCCGAACCTGATCCGTCTGACCAGCCCGCAAGGCTGGGGCGGCGATGTCATTCCCGGCGGCCAGGACGGCTATCTGAACAATCCCTCGATCGAGGACGAGATCAAGGCGCTGCGTCTGCAG is part of the Brevundimonas sp. AJA228-03 genome and harbors:
- a CDS encoding LacI family DNA-binding transcriptional regulator; protein product: MVCSKFCRDGGVDLTKRSTRLEDIAILAGVSIATASRALNDSPAVNTRTKQKIWKLAREHDYPFRRHMPAAPIGASGTIALVTPRPQGREGRLSDPFFLELLAGVGEAARERGCDLVMSHVSPANLHDLSIAMTTSRADGVIFLGQSTLHAAFNRIAETEGRFVVWGAELPDQNYCSIGSDNINGGRRATSHLARLGRKRIVYLGDLDPPEAQQRQRGYQEALETAGLSVDPDLIVPAHFEVESAEAAVDSMLRRGLDFDGIVAASDLIALGAVRALLHAGKSVPGDVSVIGFDNVPFSRYSRPALSTIAQDTMKAGRLMISKLLDHAGQGGGRSERIPTDLIVRETCGG
- a CDS encoding alpha-amylase family glycosyl hydrolase, with the protein product MTRKARRLWGPGPVSLAALMIMLGAHPTFAQATADFRERRPQDEVIYFLLPDRFDNGDPTNDTGAIPGGRLEHGFDPTDEGFYHGGDLAGIERRLDYIQGLGATAIWMAPIFKNKPVQGAPGREFAGAHGYWITDFTRVDPHFGDEAAMHRLVDAAHARGMKVYMDIVANHTADVIRYRECPANDCTYRSRADYPFTRRGGIDGPAINDGFDGSDFDRLTRSDYAYTPYVPAGEETVKVPAWLNDPAYYHNRGDSTFRGESSIDGDFAGLDDLMTEHPRVVAGMIEIFGDWIDRYGIDGFRIDTARHVNPAFWQAFVPAMLERARARGIPNFHIFGEVYDVDPAVTARFTRIDGYPAVLDFPFQYAVTDMVARDVPPTALARVFDADALYEGGAAGALGLPTFLGNHDMGRIGGFILTAKPDISDAELLQRETLAHALMMFSRGVPTLYYGDEQGFTGAGGYGAARQDMADTQVASYRDDRIVGGARPPFATGAPLYQAISAMARLRQADVRLRRGLQTVRFAAETPGILALSRRIDDLPGETLVVYNTSAAPITANIEVDAASATWSTVRGACPAAASAPGSLRVTVPAFDYLICSSEGVR
- a CDS encoding alpha-amylase family glycosyl hydrolase; this encodes MTHAPAAARPAPAADTREWWRGAVLYQIYPRSFADSNGDGIGDLPGITAHLDHVASLGVDGIWLSPFFTSPMKDFGYDVSDYVGIDPIFGTMADFDRLVTRAHALGLKIIIDQVYSHTSDQHAWFQESRQDRTNPRADWYVWADAKPEGSPPSNWQSVFGGPAWTWDARRHQYYMHNFLKEQPQLNVRNPEVQEALLAVARFWLDRGVDGFRCDALNFAMHDPALTDNPPVLAPGKRTRPFDFQQHIHNQSHIDILPFLTRLRRVADSYDGDRFLVAEVGGERADEEMKLYTQGAERLQSAYGFLYLYAPELTPMLVEQGPAMWPGTPGEGWPSWTFSNHDAPRAVSRWAQGRDPKAYAEMALLLLMCLRGNVFVYQGEELGLPQADVPFERLVDPEAIANWPETLGRDGARTPMPWKTGNGFSGFSESEPWLPIDPRHKALTVEAQERDPGSTLHLARRLIALRRAHPALRTGTMTVITATDSLLVFERTYAAESLLCVFNLGHEDIAWTQPRGWTTIESVNDTAHSCDRLPPMIGRILVRTAG
- a CDS encoding TonB-dependent receptor, which translates into the protein MRIRSNTRARLMAGGAAGVLALLAMGEVAHAQTSTPQDETQVDEIVVTGIRASIASSIAAKARNTSIVEVITAEDIGKLPDVSIAESLARLPGLTAQRLDGRSQAISIRGLGPDFTTALLNGREQVTTGDNRGVEFDQYPSELLSSVTVYKTPDAQLIGQGLAGTVDLQTIRPLAFGRRAIAANVRYEQNDIGALNAGSEDTGNRYSLSYIDQFADGTIGVALGYAHIESPYQSERYNSWGYPTTGSGAFIIGGVKPYVMSSNLERDGFMGTVEFQPNDRFHSTIDAFYSEFQNTQILRGIEFPLWWGGSSGACGTPQVQTPTCRPGPALRAGSTVRDGFVTAGTFDNVKGVIRNDVNTRDSNITSLGWNTVFEASEDWSLMADLSYSKVEREDMVLETYSGTGRNVTGALDSIGFSLDGNNVATFTRTLNYADPNLIRLTSPQGWGGDVIPGGQDGYLNNPSIEDEIKALRLQATHQLGESGPFSSIKFGVNISEREKSFVNDQYFLGVPGGASPAVPAAFLLPSTQLTYLGLGPVISYDALRLVNSGFYNKVRNPNADVLSGNWAVTEKVNAAYVQLNIDHTLWSLPLTGNIGLQYVSTDQSSNGFAASGTGASTRSTAVSGGAEYQEFLPSSNFILEVGQDQFLRFAAARTLARTRMDDMRASRNYSFDVSKNIPGARPDVNSPWGGGGGNPDLRPTIADVADISYERYFANRTGYVSLAGYYKNLETFVYNRNQIFDFTGYPTGGIIPVINQGVVGAPDNGDGGYISGVEFALSVPLDVFVPALEGFGFQFSASQTSSEIKPDGNNATPLPGLSETVANLTVYYEANGFQARISDRYRSDFLGEVAGFGNGRTLRSVSEENVVDAQIGYEFQSGPLKGASILAQVNNLTDEPFSTFQNGDERQVIDYQVYGRTFLIGLNYRY